Genomic segment of Flavobacteriales bacterium:
AAGCTTTTTTTATGGTATAAGTCTATAGCAACAATTGCAGCAATAAAGCTCCAAAATGGAACCGAAGCCTTATCTATATCCAAGAAATTATTAAATACCCCATGTACAAAATAAGTTATCAAAGAGAGAAGTAAGGTTATAACTAATAACTTCAAGTTCTTGTTTTTCGCAGAAAAATAAAGCCTACCCCCAGTAATAAGTGTGGCAAGAATAATTAAGAGAAAAGAAAGACTTCCAATAATACCAGACTCACTCAAAGGCCCGATATACTCACTATGGGCATTACCCATATTCCCACTATTAGTACTGATACTTGTCTTCTCAGAATTTTTTTGAAAAGAACCGTATACAAACGAATATGTACCAGGCCCCCATCCAAGAACAGGCCTTTCCTTAAACATTCTAAATGCTGAGGCCCACCTATTCAAACGCTCTAAATTAGACTCATCGGTAGAAATATTCGTTGCCGATTGCATATGTTCTAAAAACTCATCTGAATATGCTTGATCGTTTTTTGCAAACTTCATTTGAATTTCCGTTTGGAAATAAAAAAGCACTCCTACCATCACTAAAACAATACCTACTATATGTGATAATTTAATTCTAATGAGATATCCTATATAAGCTACTAAAGAACATATAATACTTAACCAGGCAGCTCTCGAATAAGATAACAACAAAGCCAAAACGAAATAAGTAAATACTAATATTAAGATGTTCCGAACCCAGGGCTTTATCGGCTTATAGAATATAAAACCAAACAGCATGGGCAGATACATTGCGATCATTGCGCCATATGAAGTGTGATCGGAGTAAAAAGGAGTCATTGCACTATGTGCTATTCTTTCATCGAAGCCAGACATGGCTAAAAAGTAAATTGAAAAAAGAATTACGCCAGAAAAACCGATAACATATAACCATACACTTCTATAAATATTTGAAATATTCTGAAATAAAATTGTACAAGCAAAATAGCAAGATGCCAAAAACCACAATCGAGACACCATAAA
This window contains:
- a CDS encoding O-antigen ligase family protein → MGENGTREIEENNSKWVIWVSAIYVLLNAYLTYKEIYWLYLLPVILGVVYLAVYQLDKVILVLFFLTPLSVNVEDIGLGVGVNFPTEPLFFGLLILLSLKLVKDFNKGNSILKHPVTVAILINFGWLSLTTLTSEYPLVSVKFMVSRLWFLASCYFACTILFQNISNIYRSVWLYVIGFSGVILFSIYFLAMSGFDERIAHSAMTPFYSDHTSYGAMIAMYLPMLFGFIFYKPIKPWVRNILILVFTYFVLALLLSYSRAAWLSIICSLVAYIGYLIRIKLSHIVGIVLVMVGVLFYFQTEIQMKFAKNDQAYSDEFLEHMQSATNISTDESNLERLNRWASAFRMFKERPVLGWGPGTYSFVYGSFQKNSEKTSISTNSGNMGNAHSEYIGPLSESGIIGSLSFLLIILATLITGGRLYFSAKNKNLKLLVITLLLSLITYFVHGVFNNFLDIDKASVPFWSFIAAIVAIDLYHKKSLEEPATD